A window from Heteronotia binoei isolate CCM8104 ecotype False Entrance Well chromosome 15, APGP_CSIRO_Hbin_v1, whole genome shotgun sequence encodes these proteins:
- the RRAS gene encoding ras-related protein R-Ras, giving the protein MMNPSEGAAPVEKFKLVVVGGGGVGKSALTIQFIQSYFVSDYDPTIEDSYTKICNIDGTQTRLDILDTAGQEEFGAMREQYMRTGEGFLLIYAINDRGSFNEISKFHTQILRVKDRDEFPMILVGNKADLDPYRQVPKEEAISFARENRIPYMEASAKIRLNVDESFYELVRAIRKFHELESPPAPAVSPKKKKTRGCPCSIL; this is encoded by the exons ATGATGAATCCCAGCGAAGGCGCCGCGCCCGTGGAGAAGTTTAAGTTGGTAGTGGTCGGCGGAGGCGGCGTGGGCAAGAGCGCCCTCACCATCCAGTTCATCCAG TCATACTTTGTCTCAGACTATGACCCCACAATTGAGGATTCGTACACAAAAATCTGCAATATCGATGGCACTCAGACCCGGCTAGACA TTTTGGATACTGCAGGACAGGAGGAATTTGGGGCCATGCGAGAACAATATATGCGCACAGGGGAAGGCTTTCTTCTCATTTACGCCATCAATGATCGTGGCAG TTTTAATGAGATCAGCAAGTTCCACACACAGATACTTCGGGTGAAAGACCGGGATGAGTTTCCCATGATCCTCGTGGGGAATAAGGCTGACTTGGATCCCTATCGGCAG GTGCCGAAAGAGGAGGCCATCAGCTTTGCCCGGGAGAATCGAATCCCCTACATGGAAGCTTCAGCCAAAATCCGCCTCAATGTGGATGAATCTTTCTATGAGCTGGTTCGAGCCATCAG gAAGTTTCATGAACTTGAGTCTCCCCCTGCCCCAGCTGTCAGcccaaagaagaaaaaaaccagGGGCTGCCCTTGTTCTATTCTGTAG